The Methylacidimicrobium sp. B4 genome contains a region encoding:
- the mgtA gene encoding magnesium-translocating P-type ATPase encodes MSRAPANPTESLYRRFVGLPLVLWRWILERKKSKERARESALRETEKAIARHLWNLSRLPIPDLLRELGTSEVGLEEEEAEKRLDESGYNEVHSEKPPNWAQMLLWSYLNPFAVLLSVMAVMAGWLGEWYGVFIMSVMIGVSVLLRFFQEFESSRAVEKLKAMVRTTAMVRRRWAESEEGLPAPEMARGREIPLRLIVPGDIIHLSAGDMIPADVRLLSTRDLFVSQAALSGESFPVEKFDSPLAPGGGVERPVDVFGLPNIAFLGTNVISGTATAVALRTGPSSYFGALAKGIRGYRATTSFDQSVSRVSWLLVKVIGTMIPIVLLLNGFTKGNWTEAFLFALAIGVGLTPAMLPMIVTGALAKGAISLSRRKVITKRLNAIQNIGAIDVLCTDKTGTLTHDKIILERFLDVEGEESPEVLEYAYLNSYYQSGLRNLLDAAVLEQREIGMRLISQFQKVDEIPFDFERRRMSVVARRTSSGRDLLITKGAVEEMIRICSQVKKGQEILPLSREMKRHALTLRDELNSDGMRVVAVAYKELPVQAGSMVTAADENELTFCGFIAFLDPPKHDAGPAIEALQKSGVEVKVITGDNEIVTSRICDWVGLEIKGILRGFEIEKLSDEELIAASERTTAFVKMAPLQKARVIRALRAGGHAVGFLGDGINDAPALREADVGISVDTAVDIAKESADVILLEKNLMILEEAVIEGRRMFGNIVKYIKMATSSNFGNVFSVLGSGALLPFLPMKPLQLLIINLIYDLSQTLIPWDRMDDEFVSKPRKWEAESIGRFMAFIGPISSIFDYVTFAVLWFVFQANTPAHQALFQSGWFVESLLSQSLIVHMIRTRKIPFFQSVAAWPLVVATILVFVLGQLILATPFGAAAGLVPLPMNFYFWLWGILLSYCVLTQLVKNWYVRRFGEWL; translated from the coding sequence ATGAGCAGAGCCCCAGCCAATCCGACCGAGTCGCTCTACCGCCGGTTCGTCGGTCTGCCCCTGGTGCTTTGGCGCTGGATCCTCGAACGGAAAAAAAGCAAGGAGCGTGCCAGGGAATCGGCTCTGCGAGAGACGGAAAAGGCGATCGCCCGTCATCTCTGGAATTTGAGCCGGCTTCCGATCCCCGATCTCTTGCGGGAGCTCGGCACCTCTGAGGTCGGCCTCGAAGAGGAGGAGGCGGAGAAGCGGCTCGACGAGAGCGGGTATAACGAGGTCCATTCCGAGAAGCCGCCGAACTGGGCGCAGATGCTTCTCTGGAGCTACCTCAACCCTTTCGCCGTCCTTCTTTCGGTCATGGCCGTGATGGCGGGCTGGCTCGGAGAGTGGTACGGAGTCTTCATCATGTCGGTGATGATCGGGGTGAGCGTTCTCCTCCGGTTCTTCCAGGAGTTTGAGTCGAGCCGGGCCGTCGAAAAGCTCAAGGCGATGGTCCGCACGACCGCGATGGTCCGGCGCCGCTGGGCGGAGTCCGAGGAGGGGCTTCCCGCTCCGGAGATGGCCCGAGGCCGGGAGATCCCTCTTCGGCTGATCGTTCCCGGCGATATCATCCACCTCTCCGCCGGCGACATGATTCCCGCCGACGTACGACTGCTCTCCACTCGGGATCTTTTCGTGAGCCAGGCGGCTCTCTCCGGAGAGTCTTTCCCGGTGGAAAAGTTTGACTCCCCCCTGGCACCCGGGGGAGGAGTGGAGCGTCCCGTCGATGTCTTCGGCTTGCCAAACATCGCTTTCCTGGGGACCAACGTGATCTCCGGCACGGCGACGGCCGTCGCCTTGAGAACCGGTCCTTCAAGCTATTTTGGTGCCCTGGCCAAGGGGATTCGCGGTTATCGGGCGACGACGAGCTTCGATCAGAGCGTGAGCCGGGTGAGCTGGCTTCTCGTAAAGGTGATCGGGACGATGATCCCGATCGTTCTTCTGCTCAACGGCTTCACGAAGGGGAACTGGACGGAGGCCTTTCTTTTCGCCTTGGCCATTGGCGTAGGTCTGACCCCGGCGATGCTGCCGATGATCGTCACCGGGGCTTTGGCCAAAGGAGCGATCAGCCTCTCCCGCCGAAAAGTGATCACCAAGCGGCTCAATGCGATTCAAAACATCGGCGCGATCGACGTGCTCTGCACGGATAAGACCGGCACCTTGACTCATGACAAGATTATCCTGGAGCGATTCCTCGACGTGGAGGGAGAGGAAAGCCCGGAGGTGCTCGAGTATGCCTACCTGAACAGCTACTACCAGAGCGGCCTTCGCAACCTGCTCGATGCGGCGGTGCTCGAGCAGCGCGAGATCGGGATGCGCCTCATCTCGCAATTTCAGAAGGTCGACGAGATCCCGTTCGATTTCGAGCGGCGCCGCATGTCGGTCGTAGCGCGCCGGACCTCGAGCGGACGGGACTTGTTGATCACCAAGGGGGCGGTGGAGGAGATGATCCGCATCTGCAGCCAAGTAAAGAAAGGGCAGGAGATCCTTCCGCTTTCCAGGGAGATGAAGCGTCATGCCCTGACCTTGCGCGACGAGCTCAATAGCGATGGGATGCGGGTGGTCGCGGTCGCTTATAAGGAGCTGCCGGTGCAGGCCGGATCGATGGTCACGGCGGCCGACGAGAATGAGCTTACCTTCTGCGGCTTCATCGCCTTTCTCGATCCGCCGAAACACGACGCGGGACCCGCGATTGAGGCCCTGCAAAAGTCGGGGGTCGAGGTGAAGGTGATCACCGGTGACAACGAGATCGTCACCTCTCGGATCTGCGACTGGGTCGGTCTGGAGATCAAAGGGATCCTGCGCGGTTTCGAGATCGAGAAGCTTTCCGACGAGGAGCTGATTGCCGCGTCGGAAAGGACGACCGCCTTCGTGAAGATGGCTCCGCTCCAGAAGGCTCGCGTGATTCGTGCGCTGCGGGCGGGTGGACATGCCGTCGGCTTTCTCGGGGATGGGATCAACGATGCTCCGGCCCTCCGGGAGGCCGACGTTGGCATCTCCGTCGACACCGCCGTGGATATCGCCAAGGAGTCAGCCGACGTCATCCTCCTGGAGAAGAATCTCATGATTCTCGAAGAGGCGGTGATCGAGGGTCGCCGGATGTTCGGCAACATTGTCAAGTACATCAAGATGGCGACGAGCTCAAACTTCGGGAACGTCTTCAGCGTTCTCGGATCCGGCGCGCTGCTTCCGTTCCTCCCGATGAAACCGCTGCAGCTTCTCATCATCAACCTGATCTACGATCTGTCGCAGACGCTCATTCCCTGGGACCGGATGGATGACGAGTTCGTCTCCAAGCCCCGAAAGTGGGAAGCGGAAAGCATCGGCCGCTTCATGGCGTTCATCGGCCCGATCAGCTCGATCTTCGACTACGTGACCTTTGCGGTGCTCTGGTTCGTCTTCCAGGCGAACACCCCGGCCCATCAAGCCCTCTTTCAATCGGGCTGGTTCGTCGAGAGCCTTCTCTCCCAAAGCCTCATTGTCCACATGATTCGAACCCGGAAGATTCCGTTCTTCCAGAGTGTGGCGGCATGGCCGCTGGTCGTGGCGACGATCCTTGTCTTCGTCCTC
- a CDS encoding NAD(+) synthase: MLPGSGRRVEFFNFCNHGFIRVAIGIPVVRIADPAANAERTIALLREAAERQAALAVFPELGLSGYSCEDLFAQSALLEASREALLRVREASGGLPVVAVVGLPLELQGALYNCAAVVHRGRILGIIPKTYLPNYREFYELRQFAPGAYAQEREISLGGEAVPFGTDFVFAASDEPLFVFSVEICEDLWVPIPPSSYAALAGATVLINLSASNVTIGKDDYRRELVSNQSARCLAAYLYTAAGWGESTTDLAWDGHGMIYENGSRLVETERFLDRDQLVTAEIDLERLAADRRRQGSFAQSRFQHRHRIEGFRQIPFRAELPREGVLLLERAYDRFPYVSSDVRKTETRCREIYQIQVQGLATRLQAAGLQRVILGISGGLDSAQALLVACRAMDRLGLPRGNVLAYTMPAFGTSERTLAQAVRLMAALGCTAHRIDIRPSCEQMLRDIGHPAAQGKAVYDTTFENVQAGERASHLFRLANAHSALVVGTSDLSELALGWCTYGVGDQMAHYHVNASVPKTLIRHLIASEAEREALGEETSALLREILATEISPELIPGSGGQPEQRTEEMVGPYSLQDFHLYYILRFGYSPTKVAFLAWTAWHDRSQGAWPSGEPEPRPEWSIAEIKGWLRLFLRRFFAESQFKRSCIANAPKVGSGGSLSPRGDYRAPSDSPATVWLAACDAIPEEEPAASRPN; the protein is encoded by the coding sequence ATGCTTCCCGGATCTGGGAGGCGGGTGGAATTTTTTAATTTCTGTAATCATGGGTTTATCCGCGTTGCCATCGGGATTCCGGTGGTGCGGATCGCGGACCCGGCGGCAAATGCGGAGCGAACCATCGCTCTGCTGAGAGAGGCCGCCGAGCGACAAGCGGCGCTGGCCGTCTTCCCGGAGCTCGGCCTTTCCGGCTACTCCTGCGAGGATCTCTTTGCGCAGTCGGCTCTCCTTGAAGCCTCTCGGGAAGCTCTCTTGCGGGTTCGGGAAGCCTCGGGGGGCTTGCCTGTCGTCGCCGTCGTCGGTCTGCCCCTGGAACTCCAGGGGGCGCTCTACAATTGCGCCGCGGTGGTGCATCGCGGCCGGATCCTGGGCATCATTCCCAAGACCTACCTTCCCAACTATCGGGAATTCTACGAGCTTCGCCAGTTTGCCCCGGGGGCCTACGCGCAGGAACGGGAGATCTCCTTAGGCGGGGAAGCGGTTCCTTTCGGGACCGACTTCGTCTTTGCCGCATCGGATGAGCCGCTCTTTGTGTTCTCGGTGGAGATCTGCGAGGATCTCTGGGTTCCGATTCCGCCTTCTTCCTACGCCGCGCTTGCCGGGGCGACCGTGCTGATCAACCTCTCGGCGTCGAACGTCACGATCGGGAAGGATGACTACCGCCGCGAGCTCGTGAGCAATCAGTCGGCTCGCTGTCTTGCCGCCTACCTGTACACTGCGGCGGGCTGGGGCGAATCGACTACCGACCTCGCTTGGGATGGGCACGGGATGATTTATGAGAATGGGAGCCGCTTGGTCGAAACCGAGCGTTTCCTCGATCGGGATCAACTCGTCACTGCCGAGATCGACCTGGAGAGGCTAGCGGCCGATCGCCGCCGCCAAGGGAGCTTTGCCCAGAGCCGCTTTCAGCATCGCCACCGGATTGAAGGGTTTCGTCAGATCCCCTTCCGGGCGGAACTTCCTCGAGAAGGGGTCCTCCTGCTCGAGCGCGCCTACGACCGCTTCCCTTACGTGTCGAGTGACGTGCGAAAAACCGAGACGCGCTGCCGGGAGATTTACCAGATCCAGGTCCAGGGGCTGGCCACGCGCCTGCAAGCGGCCGGGCTCCAGAGGGTCATTCTCGGGATTTCCGGCGGGCTCGATTCGGCGCAGGCGCTCTTGGTCGCCTGCCGCGCCATGGACCGACTCGGCCTGCCGAGAGGCAACGTCCTCGCCTACACGATGCCCGCCTTCGGGACGAGCGAACGCACCTTGGCGCAGGCGGTTCGCCTTATGGCCGCCCTGGGTTGCACGGCGCACCGGATCGACATCCGTCCGAGCTGCGAGCAGATGCTCCGGGATATCGGCCATCCGGCGGCCCAGGGAAAGGCGGTCTATGATACGACCTTCGAGAATGTCCAGGCGGGAGAGAGAGCGAGTCACCTCTTCCGGTTAGCCAATGCCCACAGCGCCCTGGTGGTGGGAACGAGCGACCTGAGCGAGCTCGCTCTCGGCTGGTGCACCTATGGCGTAGGCGACCAGATGGCTCACTATCATGTCAACGCGAGCGTTCCCAAGACCCTGATCCGGCATCTGATCGCCTCGGAAGCGGAGCGCGAGGCGCTGGGAGAGGAGACGAGCGCGCTGCTTCGGGAGATCCTGGCGACCGAGATCAGCCCCGAGTTGATTCCCGGGAGTGGAGGCCAGCCGGAGCAGCGGACCGAGGAGATGGTGGGACCCTATTCCCTGCAAGATTTTCATCTCTATTACATCCTCCGATTCGGGTACAGCCCGACCAAGGTCGCCTTTCTGGCTTGGACTGCCTGGCACGACCGAAGCCAAGGGGCCTGGCCGAGCGGGGAGCCGGAACCACGGCCGGAATGGTCGATTGCGGAAATCAAAGGGTGGCTGCGCCTCTTTTTGCGGCGCTTTTTCGCAGAGAGCCAGTTCAAGCGGAGTTGCATTGCCAATGCACCCAAGGTCGGCTCCGGTGGCTCCCTTTCTCCGCGTGGAGACTATCGAGCGCCGAGCGACAGCCCGGCAACCGTTTGGCTAGCGGCTTGTGACGCCATCCCGGAGGAGGAGCCGGCCGCTTCTCGCCCGAATTAG